One stretch of Nocardia mangyaensis DNA includes these proteins:
- a CDS encoding HIT family protein: MTESNLSLPEVTRCAFCDYLSGRRPFTILCRSDRVAALVTREQRGVGHIIVVPVRHAPTLLDLSEDERHAIIDTVALVAKAIDEAFERPGIAVWQNNGTAAHQTIPHVHFHVAGTLPDGGTEFGEVPELTIDETDRIAAKIRAGSDHLC, encoded by the coding sequence ATGACTGAGTCGAACCTCTCGCTACCCGAAGTAACCCGGTGCGCATTCTGCGACTACCTAAGTGGCCGACGTCCATTCACCATTCTCTGTCGCTCAGACCGTGTCGCAGCGCTTGTAACCCGCGAGCAGCGAGGAGTTGGCCACATCATCGTGGTACCTGTCCGCCACGCCCCCACGCTTCTAGACCTGAGCGAGGACGAACGACACGCAATCATTGACACCGTCGCCTTGGTCGCCAAAGCAATCGACGAAGCGTTCGAGCGTCCCGGCATTGCTGTGTGGCAGAACAACGGCACGGCTGCTCACCAAACGATTCCACACGTTCACTTCCACGTTGCCGGAACCCTCCCCGATGGTGGCACCGAGTTCGGGGAGGTCCCGGAGCTAACGATCGACGAGACTGATCGGATCGCCGCCAAGATCCGTGCAGGCTCGGATCACCTGTGCTGA
- a CDS encoding macro domain-containing protein: protein MIRRYFAQARHLRFWKQFGQRVFAAVGLMAVSLGLWALFYPDLFKKKWWVVAVVAVVALTWALVVERPRLPQKRYSSNATIRLVVGDLFDQTDGSLLIGMTSTFDTSVTGGIIAPNSVQAHFLNRIYAGSEVRLDMALDSALSGIAPAANSPINKPGKQVVYPIGTVATLSATNAQKYFCVAYTDMDVHNVAQGSIRGVLDSLDAVWDACDRHSNGAPVCVPLIGQGQSRISELTGEVSARLIAFSFVLRTRRHRFSRELRIVVTQTTADNINMAEFQAFLTSLEQ, encoded by the coding sequence ATGATCCGGCGCTATTTTGCACAGGCACGCCACCTCCGATTCTGGAAACAGTTCGGTCAGAGAGTATTTGCCGCTGTTGGCTTGATGGCTGTCAGCCTCGGGCTGTGGGCACTGTTCTATCCGGACCTGTTTAAGAAGAAGTGGTGGGTCGTCGCCGTAGTGGCTGTCGTCGCGCTCACGTGGGCACTCGTGGTGGAGCGGCCACGGCTCCCACAGAAGCGCTATTCGTCCAATGCGACCATCCGCCTCGTCGTAGGCGACCTGTTCGACCAGACCGACGGCAGTCTCCTCATCGGGATGACCTCAACGTTCGACACATCTGTTACTGGCGGAATAATTGCGCCAAACAGCGTTCAAGCGCACTTTCTCAACAGGATCTACGCCGGTTCAGAAGTACGACTAGACATGGCGCTCGACTCCGCACTGTCGGGAATAGCGCCCGCCGCAAACAGTCCGATAAACAAACCCGGCAAGCAGGTCGTGTACCCGATCGGGACGGTGGCAACCCTGTCGGCAACCAACGCACAGAAATACTTCTGTGTCGCATACACCGACATGGATGTTCACAACGTTGCACAAGGCTCAATACGCGGAGTATTGGACAGCCTCGACGCCGTATGGGACGCGTGCGACCGCCACAGCAACGGTGCGCCCGTTTGTGTACCACTGATTGGACAAGGCCAGTCACGGATATCCGAGCTCACCGGTGAAGTCTCGGCACGATTGATCGCCTTCTCGTTCGTACTGAGGACGAGAAGGCATAGGTTCTCCAGAGAGCTGCGTATCGTCGTCACCCAAACTACCGCCGATAACATCAATATGGCGGAGTTCCAAGCATTTCTCACCTCATTGGAGCAGTGA
- a CDS encoding DUF4238 domain-containing protein codes for MTPRHHLIPEAYLRHFAKAKPGKKYPVVALVDRDDSSRIIPKSVDKACTEVGFYRIETDDLAREKDRQGHDPELVENHLSHFEGEGLKVIDKFTRELSLASMTQEDWYHLINFVALQTVRGHRWREDLNALATHSARQYLRETVSDDEIRDWLVERGQRPTHASVLAYRREMTGDDGPRLFAPQAVLVQESIRMAFTQINERLADCMAWSLIVGRPGSVLTSDEPIVWWSPGDDPVGFGSARVMWFPLSDRVILQIRDTTADPEKLGLPNSATQEDRDSLIRFINREVAGQATRWIVHHPDAQPLDGIDLPARTEWRTQLVDQSVDGNVVREQYVFRRLPRHGMNPATSGDQSNRTETERQKPNGANASAVTEGG; via the coding sequence ATGACACCTCGGCACCATCTCATCCCAGAGGCTTACCTACGGCACTTCGCCAAAGCCAAACCAGGCAAGAAGTACCCAGTTGTAGCACTGGTGGATCGAGATGATTCGAGCCGAATAATCCCTAAATCGGTCGATAAGGCGTGCACTGAAGTTGGCTTCTATCGAATCGAAACCGATGATCTGGCACGCGAGAAAGACCGTCAGGGGCACGACCCAGAACTGGTTGAAAACCATCTCAGCCACTTTGAAGGCGAAGGCTTGAAAGTGATCGATAAGTTCACGCGGGAACTCAGCCTCGCCTCCATGACACAGGAGGACTGGTACCACCTGATCAACTTCGTCGCTTTGCAGACGGTACGCGGGCACCGATGGCGTGAAGACCTGAACGCTCTCGCGACCCACAGCGCGCGACAATATCTGCGGGAGACCGTTTCCGATGATGAGATCCGAGACTGGCTGGTCGAGCGCGGCCAGCGACCTACCCATGCAAGCGTACTGGCGTACCGACGTGAGATGACCGGCGATGACGGACCTCGCTTGTTCGCACCCCAAGCAGTGTTGGTTCAGGAAAGCATCCGGATGGCATTTACGCAGATCAATGAGAGGCTCGCCGACTGCATGGCATGGAGCCTGATCGTCGGACGCCCAGGCTCGGTTCTCACCAGCGACGAACCTATTGTGTGGTGGAGCCCAGGCGACGATCCCGTGGGATTCGGATCAGCGCGGGTGATGTGGTTTCCGCTTAGCGACCGTGTGATCCTACAAATTCGTGACACCACGGCAGACCCGGAAAAGCTCGGCCTGCCAAACTCGGCAACACAGGAAGACCGGGACTCGCTCATCCGGTTCATCAACCGGGAAGTCGCCGGCCAGGCCACACGCTGGATCGTCCATCATCCCGATGCTCAACCTCTCGACGGAATAGACTTACCTGCCCGCACAGAGTGGCGGACCCAACTTGTCGATCAGAGCGTGGACGGCAACGTAGTGCGCGAGCAGTACGTTTTCCGCCGCCTGCCCCGCCATGGGATGAATCCGGCCACCAGCGGTGACCAATCGAACCGTACCGAGACCGAGCGACAGAAGCCGAACGGCGCCAACGCAAGCGCCGTCACAGAGGGCGGCTAG
- a CDS encoding peroxiredoxin: protein MPLEVGTLAPDFTLKDQNNQPVTLSDYRGKKNVLLVFYPLAFTGICQGELCKVRDELPKFQNDDAEIIAISVGPPPTHKIWAAEQGYLFPLLSDFWPHGAVTQSYDVFNEKSGYPNRGTFVVDKSGYITFAEMNEPGEARDQAAWEKALAALDS, encoded by the coding sequence ATGCCGCTAGAGGTTGGCACTCTCGCGCCGGACTTCACGCTCAAGGACCAGAACAACCAGCCCGTCACCCTGTCGGATTACCGCGGCAAGAAGAACGTGCTCCTGGTGTTCTACCCGCTCGCCTTCACCGGCATCTGTCAGGGCGAACTGTGCAAGGTCCGCGACGAGTTGCCCAAGTTCCAGAACGACGACGCCGAGATCATCGCGATCTCCGTCGGTCCCCCGCCCACCCACAAGATCTGGGCCGCAGAGCAGGGCTACCTGTTCCCGTTGCTGTCGGACTTCTGGCCGCACGGCGCCGTCACCCAGTCCTACGACGTCTTCAACGAGAAGTCCGGTTATCCCAACCGCGGCACCTTCGTCGTCGACAAGTCCGGATACATCACTTTCGCCGAGATGAACGAGCCCGGAGAGGCCCGTGACCAGGCGGCTTGGGAGAAAGCGCTCGCCGCGCTAGATTCATAA
- a CDS encoding DUF3052 domain-containing protein: MVAAADAQNYAQKLGISHGLVVQELGWDEDTDDALRAEIEEVSGGEMVDEDSDEVVDAVLLWWREGDGDLADELMDAISPLADEGFIWVLTPKTGHPGHVDPSEIAEAAPTAGLTQTSTISLGAWTGSRLVQPKAPSKQR, encoded by the coding sequence GTGGTCGCCGCGGCGGACGCGCAGAACTACGCTCAGAAGCTTGGCATTTCTCACGGCTTGGTTGTTCAGGAATTGGGCTGGGACGAGGACACCGACGACGCATTGCGCGCCGAGATCGAGGAGGTCAGCGGCGGCGAGATGGTCGACGAAGACTCCGACGAGGTCGTCGACGCCGTCCTGCTCTGGTGGCGAGAAGGAGACGGCGATCTGGCCGACGAGCTGATGGATGCCATCAGCCCGCTGGCCGACGAAGGCTTCATCTGGGTCCTCACCCCCAAGACCGGGCACCCAGGCCATGTCGATCCGAGCGAGATCGCCGAAGCCGCACCCACGGCCGGCCTGACCCAGACATCCACTATCAGCCTCGGGGCCTGGACGGGCAGTCGCCTCGTGCAGCCGAAGGCACCGTCGAAGCAGCGCTGA